One genomic window of Triticum urartu cultivar G1812 unplaced genomic scaffold, Tu2.1 TuUngrouped_contig_8690, whole genome shotgun sequence includes the following:
- the LOC125531982 gene encoding uncharacterized protein LOC125531982, with the protein MASLTVSQTTPAAGNANKQREGAEIITGAEACYEHSKELLKGLGFPGGVMPLRGLDECGLVRETGYVWMRQGKPYEHHFRATGTRVRYDAEVTAYVEEGRMKRMTGVRSKQMMLWVPIVEMSLDGADKVYFKSNVGIGRSFPAAAFADEDDPAAAAATEANAKQ; encoded by the coding sequence ATGGCCTCCCTCACCGTCTCGCAGACGACACCGGCGGCCGGCAACGCCAACAAGCAGCGCGAGGGCGCGGAGATCATCACAGGCGCCGAGGCGTGCTACGAGCACTCCAAGGAGCTCCTCAAGGGGCTGGGGTTCCCGGGCGGGGTGATGCCGCTGCGCGGGCTGGACGAGTGCGGGCTGGTGCGGGAGACCGGCTACGTGTGGATGCGGCAGGGGAAGCCCTACGAGCACCACTTCCGCGCCACGGGCACCCGGGTGCGCTACGACGCCGAGGTGACGGCGTACGTGGAGGAAGGGCGGATGAAGCGGATGACCGGGGTCCGGAGCAAGCAGATGATGCTCTGGGTGCCCATCGTCGAGATGAGCCTCGACGGCGCCGACAAGGTCTACTTCAAGTCCAACGTCGGCATCGGTCGctccttccccgccgccgccttcgccgacgaggacgaccctgccgccgccgccgccaccgaggCCAACGCCAAGCAGTGA